The following is a genomic window from Patagioenas fasciata isolate bPatFas1 chromosome 1, bPatFas1.hap1, whole genome shotgun sequence.
GATCAAGCTTCAGATGGCCGTGCAGGCTTTACAGCCATTTGAGCTTTCCCGTAGCGAAGGCATCTCTGCGGAGGAGGGCTGCCGGGAAGCCGTGCTGGCAGACAAGGGCTTCCAAAACAGGAGCAGGTTTGAGAAGCTGGCGGAATTCTGCCGCCTGGTGGGACAGGACTGCCTGGGCTTGTTCATCATGTTCGGTGTGCCAGGGAAGCCCAAGGACATCCGAGGAGTCATGCTAGACAGCGTTGCCAAGGAGGAGCGAAAATGCCGCCTGTCGGGCAGGAATGCGCTATGGCAATTTGTCACCAGCACTGACAGCTTCCTGCCCGCGAAGGACATGTTGGAAAACTTCCTCAGCGCAGAAAATGGACCGAAAGAGGTGGGAAACGTGTACATAAACTTTCTGTGAACTGCTCATCAACAGCAGTGGCTCTGCACGCTGGCACCAGAGGCTGCCTGGGGCTCAGCTCTCCGTCCCTTGCTGTTCTCCAATGCCATTCCCTCCACCCCCTTCTTTCCCACTCTCTCCTCCACCCATCGCGTTCCTTGAGCTCCTGCAGAAGCCAGGCTGAGTCAGTCTCTCCAGGTTTTCAACAACAGGATGTACCTGCCAGTAAAATGTGTTTGTAGAAGGCACTTCATTTTTCCAGAACATTTTGTTCGCCAAGCGTTAAGTTTTGGCTGGAACCGCTGAAAGCTTTGTCACCCTGAGTCTTTGGGAGGTCGAGTTAGACTTGAATTGACTCACagccttttgttttctgtgcagtagattttttttctgtagtaggATGCTGAGGCTATAGTAAAGAGAATGTAGTGGTGGTGCTGGGTAGAAGGTttgcacagagcacaaaggacaaaACCAGGACTTAAAAATGCTGTTTTGGAGGCATGAGCTCGTTTGCAACTAGGAGGAAAAAGCCCTTCCCTGCAGCACAAATGAGCTGTGTGACAAACTCTTAATTACCTGCCCAGTTAAAGCAGATCAGTGCCAGGTTATGGAGGGCCTCGGAACTGTGAGCAGGACAGGCTTGGTCCAGCTGCAAAGCCAGTTCTTGCTGAGTGATAGTGCCAGGCCAAGGGGTGGCAACAGGCAGTGCCGGGTGTTAAAAGAGAACTGGCTGGTGGGACCTCTCATTGGGTGGGCTCCTGACCACTCATGGCAGTGAATAAAAATCTGGAGGAGCCAAAATTATTTCACTCTGAATTTCGTTTTCAGTAGTTTAGCAGTTAGTTGCATTTATGGACTAATTTCTTCGATTTCCCTCAGCTTTTAGTGGATAAAGTGGGATTTTGGAATTGCCCAACTGTAGTTAATTTTGGCTGCTGTTGACCAGTGAAGGAAGACTTGATCAGTTTTCAAAATGGTTTATAGCTATCTGAATAGTTTTGTTGGTGGAAAAGTCCTCTGCCTGTAGTTTTCATATAAttctattaattttatttaaaataataaaaaaataatttcaaaagcttATTCATATTTTACTGTTTACTCTGTGAGTTGCTATAAAACGGGACAGCTGAGAAATAAGGGTTATTTAGAGAGCCATTAAAAAAGTATAAAGAAGCTGCAGGATCAGTGCCAGAAGTTTTCACAGTGTTTTGTGGTATAGGTGTGGAGGCTGAAAGGTGAACTGGAATGAAAACAAACCCAGAGAGAACTGTGAAATATTTGCCGAGTCATAAATGTAGCTGGGTATGGGGGAGGCCTTTTAGCTTCAAAATAGTTCATTGAGATACAGTTGTTTTTGAAGAGCTAGTGTCCTATTGTGTGTGTGCGTAGCAGGGGTTTGATGGAACAGTGGGGATTGTTCTGATGTTTTACACTGAAAAGATGATTAGGTGTGGGGAGCTGTGTAGAAAGAGAACCCTCCCCCCCATTCAGGAAGAGCGGGGTAATTTCTTCCCATTTAAAGTAACAGCATAAACAATACTGCAGCAGGATTGATTGGTCTGCCAAAGACCAGcagaaaagctttgatttttgcATTAAGTCAACATTTTACTTAAAACCAATGTACGCCTCTTATGCTATTCAGTTCTGCAGGAATGCTGTCTCTCTGAAATCTGGTTGAGCTTTCCCCTTTGATTGTTTTGCATGCTTTTTTTGGTgttggaaagggaagaggaaaatcaaaaTGACTATGGACTGTGGAAGTTATGGAGTGGGGCCGTTGTTGCCCAtcggaggttccatctgaatatgaggagaaatgtctttgagggtaccagagcactggaacaggctgcccagagaggttgtggagtctccttctctggagacattcaaaacccacctggacacattcctgtgtgatctgctcttggtgaacctgctttagcaggtgggttggactaggtgatctccagaggtcccttccaaccccaaccattctgtgattctgtgattctgtttgtgTCCTCCAAAGTGGCTGTGGTGCCCCAGAGCGGGCTCGCAGGCCTGGTGTCCATCCCAGGAGCCAGGGTGCATGGCCCAGGCCTGTCTTGTGCAGTTCAGCTCAGAAGCCCGGGCCCTCAGCAGCGGTGGGAAGTGGCCAGGGCTCTATACTCTGGCTAACAATGGTGAAGATGCACGACAAAGTACTTAACAATGTAAATTTGAGCATGTTCATTTATTCAGCCAAGCTGGAGTCTTGGCTCAGGTGACTCACAGATGTACCACAAGCTTCTGTAATTGCATGTGCTCATTTGCCAGGTCAGGTGCTGACACTTTAGGGCCATGGTAATTTGTGTAAATGCAAAGTGAAGGGCTTGAGTTGTGTTGtgctctttgtgttttgttttcccttcggACATAGTTTGCTGGTATATAGTTTAGTATAGTGTATAGTTTATACTGTAGTTGTTGAGCTCAGAGCAGTACAGCTCAGGGAAGAAAGGCTATCAGAAGAGGACTCTTGCAGCACTGCTGCTGGTGGCTGGTTAGTTTAGCCAGGTAAGTCAGTCTtcataacaagaaaaaaacaaacaacaacaagcaTAACAACTCACCCCACCCTTTTTAAAGGAACTTTAAATCAATAAGCATGGTTAGCTTATCACAGGATACAGATATCCACCCCACCTGGGTCAACCAGGAGTTTCTTCCTCCAGCAGAGAGGCCCTGGGTCCTTGCTGTTAGTGCTTTATTATTCCAGGAGGGTGTCTACCACCCACTCCTTCTGTTATTataatatattttatacatatataaaatatatgaaaatatatttataatacaAAAGCAGCAACGTGGCCTGTCCACCCCAAGCTTTACATTCACTACAGGGACACTGCGTGGCAGAGGGCTTAATCTACAGCCATTCTGTTCCTCAGCCACAGTGACCCCTCTCCATCCATCCTGTCTGGGTGATCCATCACTAGTGCCCTCcacttcctcttccctctccctgggAAGATTAAAACCTCCCCATCCCTGCTGTACAGGCACTTCCCTGCCACTGCTGGAAAAACCCTTGTTTCTAGAGTTAGCTCAGCACAGGACAATGCTTGATAGCAGCCACTCAAGTGAACAGTTGCCACAGAGATGATTTGGTTAGAGGGTCTGTTCAGCCTACAGACGATTGAGAAGGGATCTTATCAGTGCTTTTAAATAGCTTAAGGGCAGTGACCGGactctcttcagtggtgcccaatgacaggggtgaagggcacagactgaaacacaggaggttccatctgaatatgaggagaaacttctttactctgagggtgccagagcacaggaacaggctgcccagagaggctgtggagtctccttctctggtgacattcaaaacccatctggacacattcctgtgctatctgctctgggtgaacctgctttagcaggcgggttggactagatcatctccagaggtcccttccaaccccaaacattctgtgattctgtgaaaatgggaTTGAaagggcagctgctgctccacctTAGCCAGGCCTGGAGGAGAGTCCCCTTCACTTCCCTGCATTTTACTCAGGAAACTTTCCAGAAAATGCCCTTCATACAGCAGGTTCATGTTTCTTGAGCTACTTTGGAAGATGGAGGTTAGTCATCCTCAGCACATCCTGCCAGAAAAGTGGAGGAATACTCATACTTTCTTTAAGACAGATGAATTGGCTTAAAATatacataaacccaacttttatCCGTGACATGTTTAAATGCTATAGCCCAGGACCATCAAGCAAAAGCGACTGTGACACAATTTTGTTTCAGTAGATTATATAAAATCCCTCTTATTTATTAAAAGAGCCTCATATTCACAAGGAAGATGTACAAAATAAAGGTAAAAAGAGTAGATTGGAGCGATACAGAGAAAAACTGAGACATTTTACTCTTTGACTCGAAATCAAAATACAGCGGTTTTCACCAAACTCAAACAAAAGAGATAAGCACTTTGGAAAACAAATCTCACAGGCTTTcatatgtttgtttttaactttcaCTTTATAGAGTGTTGTTTTACAGTTGTTTGTCTTTTACAAGGTTGAAGGTTATTTGCTCAGTGACACACCAGTGAATCACCTGCAAGATACTTTATTTCTTACACAGAAAAAATAAGAGGCAGAGTAAGCAATACAAAATAGTTGATGCGGAACCAGCTAGTTATTGTTTTTTTTACAAGAAAACTTCATTAAatacaataatgaaaaaaaatctatgcaaATCCCACAGTGATATAAACCAGCAGCAAGATGATTTCTCTCATATTTCTGTTTTTGCCTCTTGAGGACTGAAACTTCCTTGAGTATTGTTTGAACTTTGGAGCATGGTATTAAAGAAAAAGTTTCAGAAGCACACATCAAAAATTCAAGACTTCAGAGGCAAGCGTCTAATTAATTAAGTTAATAACAGTATTATCCATTTGAGGTGCCTTAAATTAACTGGAGTACCTTTTAGTACTTTTAATTCATGCTGAAAATTAACCTTTTAAGTGCCCAGTACCCATTTGCTGTACAGGCACAAAGAAAACATAGTAAGCTATAACCTCAAATACCTTCCCAAATCTTTAAAAAATGGTATCATACATGACACCTGTAGCTAACTAGCATCCACATTACTTCACATACAACTAAACATCATTTCGGTCACTCTGATTTCATCACCAGAACAAGATTTTTAGTCTCATAGATTCCTTGAAGGACAGCTCTAATCTCAGCAGCATCTCTGTTGTTTAGAAGCAGAAGGTTCAGCACACAAGGTTATTAAAGAATAGGTAAAAGGCTGCTGTAAAAAAAGgtatactaaaaaaaataaatcaggcctTCGGTAGCTACAGTAAACAGCATCTAAGAAACAGTTTTAGATTCAGGGAGACATTTGCATTCGCTGTCAGTTTGGTGACTTAAGGCTGTTCCCATGCACCCTTACCAAGCAACGCCCTTTGGAGATTTGCCTGAGGAAGAGATGCAGGTGAGTCCCCCGCCTGCACAGGCACCCCATCCAAAGCTGGGCCCCCTGCTGAACCCCCTTCCCCCAGCAAGGAAACCTGAGCTCCCTTCGTTCCAAATCCATCCCCGGGAAACAAGAAACTAACACTTTATCCAGTTTTCACACAGcgtttttttttcactgcacagGACATGCAGAACaacttcttttgtactgccatggCACCATCTATTTAAAAGTCAATACAaaagttgttgaggttttttttttcattatctcaCACACATCCAAGCAAAAAATTCCAGCTATTTGCAGAACAGTGCACAAAGCCACCTGCTTTTTGTAGTTTCTTTAATTGCCCAGGGACGAAAAAGGTGACCAGCCAGAGAAGTGCTTGCATTTAAGATACACTGTTCCAAAATACAAAGGAAACAAATTTTGTCTTGCTGCCTGCCCCTCTGTTTCGATTAACAAGGCAGCTTAAAGAACTTCACTCACAAATGGTTGTCATCCTTCAACTGAACAAGCATCTTTAAGCTTCTTATGTTGCAAAGATTATGTGTACAAGGCAAACACTCCTGGCCCTCATACTGTAAAAGCTCTGTAAGGATTAAAATTTTGGCATAAGCAAGGTGACCAATGCAGCACATTCTATATGTTTTCATACTTCATACCAAATAAAATACCGGGTATGCACAGCGCTAGGAAGTAGGATATTACTGCCACTTGATTACAGTGCTAAGAACACTGTAAATGATTGTTTACTGCCCTAAGCAGCACTACTGCCCTCCCCTGAGATGGAGTACAATCTTTCTATAAGACAAATGTGGCAAGGAGCCGAGCAGCAGGCATCACTACCTTTCCACAACACAGTTGCTTCTGTGCAACACAGAGTAGAGTTTTAGTACAGTTAAGCTTAAGTGTCTTACTTGCcagagattcagaaaaaaaattaagcatcTTTAATGTAAATGTAGCTTCCCAGCACTGTGCGTCAGCCGTCTCTGTAACACTTCTCTGTTCCCcattaaatgtttttcttcccttctacATGAGATCACTGAATTACCAGCCTCCTTTAGAAGGAGAACCTCATGTCCTTGGTGTAGCCCAGTTTGTCCAGGTTGGGAATGCAAGCGTACTGGATCATGGGAGGAGGTCCACACATGAGGATCAGAACGTCATCTTGAGGTGGGGGCAGGTGGTCTCTGATCATCTCTTGGTTCACAAACCCTTGGCTGTACTCCCAACCTGTTAAAGAAAATCAAAGTAGGGGaatgagaaaaaaaggaggaaaatacagATACAAGTCATTTGAGAGTGAAGTGTgagggtttggggatttttagtaACATTCTGAACTGTAGCATTTGTACCCTCCACTTGCATTAGTATCCTCAAAACACTTACTTACACTTACACTACATAGAAAATCTGCCACCTCTGCTTTTAAGATTCAAAACTGATGTATGGAGAAAACAAGGGCTAACATTAAATAAAGCCTGCAAAAAGCCCCAAGGAagtctgcagcagagctgtgaaTAAAATGTGAATCTCAGCTTCAGCACTGTGAAATAACAACATCCACCCTCCTTGCCCCGCTGTTTACAAGATCACTAGGGAGAATCTAGCTGAGGAAGTTGTTCCTAGTAAGAACATTCACGGTGCTAATTAGTTAATACTACGATTCAGGTTTACCCATCACATGCCCTGCATGCAGAATAAGCTGCTGACTCAAACCTTTGAGCACAGTAAGACCTATCAAAAAATTTCCAGTTTTGGTCTGGTTTCAGGTATGGTAGTGAAAGTCTGTGGAACGGTATTGAGGGGGGTCTAAGGAGGAACTTTCATCACAACTGCTAAGATCTGTTCACCAATCACAAATATCAAAGAAGAAGAGGAACAGTGATTATACCCAAACCTAAGCTACCTCAGAAATTCCAGGAGAACACAAACTGCAGAAGATGACATAACAGCAACAGACTGTGAGGACTGCAAGACCCTCCCCACCACCATAGGGGATGTGTATTCTTggtcacaaggtaagaaaagGCACATGGCTTGTCCTTTTCTGCCTCAAACTACTGCTGAATAGGAATAAGAATCCATCCTGATGTGGATGGGCATGGCAAGGAATGGTGAGAAAGGATAACGACAAGGAATAACGTGGAAACTATTTAGTCTTTTCCACAACAGCAGTAACAATTCAGCCTTTTCTTCATGAAACATGCACGGCTGAGGGAGGCACATGCAGGCAGCTCATCCTCTCACTTAGACCAGCCAGCCACATCACATGATTTTAACAACTTGACTGCACCAAGCTGGAACATATTTCCATTGAGAAACACTGTTAATACAGAGGCAACTCCAT
Proteins encoded in this region:
- the REP15 gene encoding rab15 effector protein gives rise to the protein MWKQPPAQKMGQKVSHEDNQENEAETLVICEVFSQGVVHASQRLKDYLGFVDPQSKFQPATNTLSEIFLVDFISFCMEKGVEERITTSKMTKQQSSLFGVDWIWTLSGADKQIKLQMAVQALQPFELSRSEGISAEEGCREAVLADKGFQNRSRFEKLAEFCRLVGQDCLGLFIMFGVPGKPKDIRGVMLDSVAKEERKCRLSGRNALWQFVTSTDSFLPAKDMLENFLSAENGPKEVGNVYINFL